Genomic DNA from Jejubacter calystegiae:
ATGTAAGTTCGCCAGCGTCGCGTCGACGGCGGCAAAGTTTTTATCGACCACGGCACGTCCTTTCTTGAGATAGGTTTTCTCAATGCTCTTTTTGATAAGTGTGATGGCGCGCTGTTTGGGCATAACGTCAGACAGCGCGAAAAAGCAGGTCTGCATAATGGTGTTAATGCGTGAGCCCATTCCCGTATCCCGGGCGACGTCGGCGGCATTGATCACATAGAAAGAGAGTTTTTTCTGCTGGATTTGGCGCTGTACGTCGGCCGGCAGGTGAGACCAGACCTCAGCCGCGGAATAGGGGCTGTTTAGCAGGAAAGTGGCCTGCGGCGCGGCCCAGGCCAACAGCTCCAGATTCTCCACGAAGTTGAACTGATGGCAGCCAATAAAGTTCGCCGAACCGATCAGATAAGGCGCGTCGATAGGATCGGGGCCAAACCGTAAGTGGGATGTCGTACGCGAACCTGACTTTTTCGAATCGTAAACAAAGTATCCCTGAGCGTGATATTCGGGAAGTTCGCCGATAATCTTGATGCTGTTTTTATTGGCGCCGACGGTGCCGTCGGCACCCAGGCCGAAGAACAGAGCGCGGACCTGGTTATTCGGCTCAATATGCCAGCTTTCGTCCCACTCCAGGCTGAGGTGCGTGACATCGTCGTGGATTCCGATGGTAAAGAAACGCCTTGCGTTTGGGCGCTGCTGGTTTTCCAGCACGGCTTTCACCATAGCTGGCGTAAACTCTTTCGATGACAGGCCGTAGCGGCCGCCGCTTAGTAACGGCAATTGGGCCATTTTCCCCTGCTGTAACGCTGCAACCAGCGCTCCCAGCGTATCAAGGTAGAGCGGCTCGCCATTGGCGCCGGGTTCTTTGGTACGATCCATTACCGTAACGAACTTCGCGGTGGCGGGAAGAGTGTTTACCAGAGCTTCCGCCGGGAAAGGACGGAACAGGTGTACGGTCACCACGCCGTATTTACCGCCCCGGGCATTCAGAACGTCGATCGTCTGACGCGCCGTTGAGGCGCCGGAGCCCATAATCACCATGACCTGTTCAGCGTCGGGCGCGCCATGATAATCAACCAGATGATAACGTCGGCCGGTCAGTTGAGCGAAACTCTCCATGGTTTGTTCGACGATTTGCGGCACGCGATCGTAGTAGGCGTTTACGCTTTCGCGTCCCTGAAAGTAGGTATCCGGGTTCTGTGCCGTACCGCGCATCACTGGGCGATCGGGATTGAGCGCTCTGGCCCGGTGTTCGCGCACCAGGCGATCGTCGATCATGGCGCGGATTTGCTCGTCGCTCAGGCGAGATATTTTATTGACCTCGTGAGAGGTGCGAAAACCGTCTAAAAAGTGAATAAAAGGAATGCGTGACGCCAGCGTTGCCGCATGGGCTATCATCGCCATATCCTGGGCCTGCTGGACAGACGCTGCACAAAGCATGGCGAAACCGGTGGTTCTGGCGGCCATAACGTCCTGATGATCGCCGAAGATGGATAATCCCTGTGCCGCCAGTGACCGGGCCGCAACGTGGAATACCGCGCTGGTGAGCTCGCCGGCGATTTTATACATATTGGGCAGCATTAACATCAGCCCCTGAGAGGCGGTAAAGGTGGTGCTGAGCGCGCCAGCCTGTAACGCGCCGTGCACCGTGCCCGCTGCGCCGCCTTCGTGCTGCATCTCCATAATGGTCGGTACGTCGCCCCAGATATTCGTTACCTGTCGGGTCGCCCACTCATCGGCCAGCTCCGCCATATTGGAAGAGGGCGTAATGGGGTAAATAGCGCAGATTTCGCTGACTTTATAGGCAATCCAGGCAGCGGCCTCGCTGCCATCCATCATCACCATCGTATTATGCTGTTCGCTCATTTGCGGGCCTCCTCTGCGACCATTTCTATAGCGTGACAAGGGCACTGCTGGAAGCAGGCGGCGCACCCGGAACAAAGGGTGTAATCGAAGCGGTATCGCAGTCCTTTGCCCAATTTAATGACGGCGCCTTCCGGGCAGGCGCCGTAACAACCGTCGCATTCAAAACAGTTGCCGCAGGAGTAGCAGCGAGTGGCCTCATAACGCGCCTGAGCATCGGTCAGTCCGCCGATGATTTCATCGAATCCTTCACGTTGTTCCGGGGTGATTTCCGGCTGATGGGCGGCATCGGCATCGGTGTTGTACCACAGATGCAGGCCGGGATATTCCATGACGGGAACCGGCTCCGGTTTGCTGTAGGGCTGGTTGCGTAGCCAGCCGTCGATATGACGAGCCGCTTTTTTGCCGTGGCCGGTAGCGATTGTGACCGTACGTTCGGAGGGCACCATGTCTCCACCGGCGAAAATGCCGGAAACGCTGGTCATCATATGTTCATCGACATCGACCACTCCGTCATTGTGCAGCACGATTCCAGGAATACGCTTCAGCACCGCGAGATCGACCTCCTGACCCAGCGCCAGAATCAGGCTGTCGGCATTAAGTGTTTCAAAACGCCCGGTGGGCTGAGGACGACCGTTGGCATCGACTTCCATCTCTTCGATGGTCATGGCGTCGCTGTCGATCTGGCGGATGGTACGCAACCAGTTAATCTTAATACCTTCTTCTATAGCTTCGTCAGCTTCAAACGCGTGGGCTGGCATGTGTTCCCGATCCCGGCGATAGATGATCATCACCTCTTCGGCGCCAAGGCGACGGGCGGTACGCGAGGCATCCATGGCAGTATTGCCGCCGCCGTATATGGCGACGCGGCGCCCCAGTTTCGGCGCTTCGCCACGTTCGACGGCATCCAGATAACTTACGGCGTCCAGAATTTTTCCCGCCTCTCTGGCGGGAATATCCACTTTTTTCGCCAGATGGGCGCCGATAGCCATAAATACGGCGTCAAATCCTCCACGCTGTTTTTCCGCCATCACATCTTCCACTTTGTGATTCAACTTCAACGTGACGCCGGTATCCAGAATCTGTTGGATTTCGCGATCCAGAATGTCTCTGGGCATACGGTAGGCTGGGATGCCAAAGCGCATCATGCCGCCAGCCATCGGGCCTGCTTCGTGAATTTCGACCTGATGACCCAGGCGCCGTAAATGCCAGGCGCAGGAAAGCCCGGACGGCCCGGCGCCAATTATCAGCACTTTTTTACCGCTGGGCGTCGCGCTCCACGTCGGTTTCCAGCCGTTTTTCAGCGCCTGGTCGCCAAGGTAACGCTCGACGGCGTGGATACTGACGGATTGATCCACCTGGGCACGGTTGCAGCTATTTTCGCACGGATGGTAGCAGACCCGGCCATGGACGGCGGGCATAGGGTTGTTTTCAATCAGGCTTTGCCAGGCTTCTTCATTGCGTCCTTCCTGCGCCAGTGCGAGCCAGGCCTGAATATTTTCGCCTGCTGGACAGGCGTGGTTACAAGGGGGAAGAGAATCCCGGTAGATTGGTTTATGACGACGAACCGGGCCGGTGCCGGAAAGACCGGACAGGTCTGGCGGTAGGGTCATGTCTTTTTTGCTCTTATTCATAACATTGCTTATTTCTTATAGGTGTTTTAACAATGATTAACCCCGACGTAGCTCTGGATATCGGCGGATTTATATTCCGGTATCCGGCGCCGTTTGCTGCGGTGGCGCCACGGCGGCTTACATTAGGGATAACCCCGAAGAAAAAGCGGTAAAAAGAGATCTCGCTATGATCTCTTTTCAGTAAATGGCGACCCGGGAATGCCCCGGAATTTGTCGTATTTCAGAACCAGCAGAAAACTGGACAGACTGACCAAAGAGCCGACAATAACGGCGTAAATGTCCTGGGGGGGCCCCGGCGATCTGCCAGAACAGACCGGCGCGAGGCGTGACATTATCGGCCAG
This window encodes:
- the nifJ gene encoding pyruvate:ferredoxin (flavodoxin) oxidoreductase, whose product is MVMMDGSEAAAWIAYKVSEICAIYPITPSSNMAELADEWATRQVTNIWGDVPTIMEMQHEGGAAGTVHGALQAGALSTTFTASQGLMLMLPNMYKIAGELTSAVFHVAARSLAAQGLSIFGDHQDVMAARTTGFAMLCAASVQQAQDMAMIAHAATLASRIPFIHFLDGFRTSHEVNKISRLSDEQIRAMIDDRLVREHRARALNPDRPVMRGTAQNPDTYFQGRESVNAYYDRVPQIVEQTMESFAQLTGRRYHLVDYHGAPDAEQVMVIMGSGASTARQTIDVLNARGGKYGVVTVHLFRPFPAEALVNTLPATAKFVTVMDRTKEPGANGEPLYLDTLGALVAALQQGKMAQLPLLSGGRYGLSSKEFTPAMVKAVLENQQRPNARRFFTIGIHDDVTHLSLEWDESWHIEPNNQVRALFFGLGADGTVGANKNSIKIIGELPEYHAQGYFVYDSKKSGSRTTSHLRFGPDPIDAPYLIGSANFIGCHQFNFVENLELLAWAAPQATFLLNSPYSAAEVWSHLPADVQRQIQQKKLSFYVINAADVARDTGMGSRINTIMQTCFFALSDVMPKQRAITLIKKSIEKTYLKKGRAVVDKNFAAVDATLANLHRVTVPQQITGAAEMGWSIAPEAPRFVREVTAQMLQDRGDRIPVSMLPADGTWPTATARWEKRDIALEIPEWREELCIQCGNCSFVCPHAAIRAKFYHQDWLDGAPQGFKSAPISARGFPDTRYTLQVYPQDCTGCNLCVEACPVRAKDDAGNEIRAINLTDKLPILAREKDSLARFRRIPWPERSTIDFSTVRGVQYLEPLFEFSGACSGCGETPYLKTLTQLFGDRMMVANATGCSSIYGGNLPTTPWSQNRDGRGPAWSNSLFEDNAEFGLGFRLTADHHRHQATLALQAFAQRLDQALIDEIIDAPQQTESDIQRQRQRLAKVRERLANDSSTQALNLSSLLDHLIRRSVWIVGGDGWAYDIGSSGLDHVLASGRDVNVLVMDTEVYSNTGGQMSKSTPLGATARFAVGGKTMAKKDIALQAISYGNVYVARVAFGANPQQTLQAMREAEAYPGPSLIIAYSHCIAHGIDMQQGLQQQKRAVDSGHWPLIRYNPVLREKGHNPFTLDCLRPTIPLYEYRKHETRFLALMRQNPEEAQRLMDIAQHVAWQKWATYESIADRPASAFHPDARR
- a CDS encoding NAD(P)-binding protein, encoding MNKSKKDMTLPPDLSGLSGTGPVRRHKPIYRDSLPPCNHACPAGENIQAWLALAQEGRNEEAWQSLIENNPMPAVHGRVCYHPCENSCNRAQVDQSVSIHAVERYLGDQALKNGWKPTWSATPSGKKVLIIGAGPSGLSCAWHLRRLGHQVEIHEAGPMAGGMMRFGIPAYRMPRDILDREIQQILDTGVTLKLNHKVEDVMAEKQRGGFDAVFMAIGAHLAKKVDIPAREAGKILDAVSYLDAVERGEAPKLGRRVAIYGGGNTAMDASRTARRLGAEEVMIIYRRDREHMPAHAFEADEAIEEGIKINWLRTIRQIDSDAMTIEEMEVDANGRPQPTGRFETLNADSLILALGQEVDLAVLKRIPGIVLHNDGVVDVDEHMMTSVSGIFAGGDMVPSERTVTIATGHGKKAARHIDGWLRNQPYSKPEPVPVMEYPGLHLWYNTDADAAHQPEITPEQREGFDEIIGGLTDAQARYEATRCYSCGNCFECDGCYGACPEGAVIKLGKGLRYRFDYTLCSGCAACFQQCPCHAIEMVAEEARK